The following proteins are co-located in the Candidatus Binataceae bacterium genome:
- a CDS encoding deoxyguanosinetriphosphate triphosphohydrolase → MLRNREDLEELEARTLAPYAMLSRMSRGRRFPEPPHPMRTAFQRDRDRIVHSAAFRRLEYKTQVFVNHEGDYYRTRLTHTVEAAQITRTIARALGLNSEFAEAVALAHDLGHTPFGHAGERALSALMEPHGGFDHNAQSLRTVDWIEVRYPNFRGLNLTFEVREGIIKHSEFKLRPAAAEFDSALFPCLEAQIVDLADEIAYLAHDVDDGLKADMLTVDDLNGTRLFHQAAAAAREASAHAERGVVRYQTVIRMIDAMVTDLVANINAELERNSILSVDDVRRARRALARFGPAMAPMVDELKQLMRERLYRHYRVSRMTGKAGRVLERLFETYMSEPRQMPGHVLRRIEVDGEALARVVADYIAGMTDRFALDEYRKLFDPDERV, encoded by the coding sequence ATGCTGCGCAACAGAGAGGACCTCGAAGAACTTGAGGCGCGCACGCTCGCGCCCTATGCGATGCTCTCGCGGATGAGCCGCGGGCGGCGCTTTCCCGAGCCGCCCCATCCGATGCGCACGGCGTTCCAGCGCGACCGCGACCGTATCGTCCATTCCGCCGCCTTTCGCCGCCTCGAATACAAGACCCAGGTCTTCGTCAATCACGAGGGCGACTATTATCGCACGCGCCTGACGCATACGGTCGAAGCCGCGCAGATCACGCGCACGATCGCGCGCGCGCTCGGACTTAACTCGGAGTTCGCCGAGGCGGTCGCGCTTGCGCACGATCTCGGCCACACGCCGTTCGGCCACGCCGGCGAGCGGGCGCTGAGCGCGCTGATGGAGCCGCACGGCGGCTTCGATCACAACGCGCAGAGCCTGCGCACGGTGGACTGGATCGAGGTGCGCTATCCGAATTTCCGCGGCCTCAACCTGACCTTCGAAGTGCGCGAGGGGATCATCAAACACTCCGAGTTCAAGCTGCGGCCCGCGGCGGCGGAATTCGACTCCGCGCTCTTCCCATGCCTGGAGGCGCAGATCGTGGACCTCGCCGATGAAATCGCCTATCTCGCGCACGACGTCGACGACGGGCTCAAGGCCGACATGCTCACGGTGGATGACCTCAACGGCACCCGCCTGTTCCACCAGGCCGCCGCCGCGGCGCGAGAGGCCAGCGCGCACGCCGAACGGGGCGTGGTGCGCTATCAGACCGTGATCCGGATGATCGACGCGATGGTGACCGACCTCGTGGCCAATATCAACGCGGAACTCGAGCGCAACTCGATTCTGAGCGTCGACGACGTGCGGCGCGCGCGACGCGCGCTCGCGCGCTTCGGCCCCGCGATGGCTCCGATGGTGGACGAGCTGAAGCAGTTGATGCGTGAGCGGCTCTATCGCCATTACCGGGTCAGCCGCATGACCGGCAAGGCGGGCAGGGTGCTCGAGCGCCTGTTCGAAACTTACATGAGCGAGCCGCGCCAGATGCCCGGCCATGTGCTGCGCCGGATCGAGGTTGACGGCGAGGCGCTCGCGCGCGTCGTCGCCGACTATATTGCCGGGATGACCGACCGCTTCGCCCTCGACGAGTACCGCAAACTGTTCGATCCCGATGAACGGGTCTGA
- a CDS encoding septal ring lytic transglycosylase RlpA family protein, with product MTTRRWIWLAMVVCVTAAGCAAQQPAPSVTSAPGAPTPGAIRSVVGKASWYGPGFDGHPTATGEIYNQDQMTAASSIFPLGARVIVTDLGSGRAVEVRINDRGPFRKGRKIDLSYCAARALGMVGPGTALVRMDLISTPEVDPAGVPQFFVQAGSYADESNAENIRVRLAAYYPDVRLSELDTAGRRYYRVRMGGFATREQAQARAAATARFGLPVIIVSE from the coding sequence ATGACGACGCGGCGGTGGATCTGGCTCGCGATGGTCGTGTGCGTGACGGCGGCGGGATGCGCCGCGCAGCAGCCGGCACCGAGCGTCACGTCCGCGCCAGGTGCACCCACGCCGGGTGCGATTCGCTCGGTAGTCGGCAAAGCGTCATGGTACGGGCCCGGATTCGACGGCCATCCGACTGCGACGGGCGAAATCTATAATCAGGACCAGATGACGGCCGCGTCGAGCATCTTTCCGCTCGGCGCGCGCGTGATCGTGACCGATCTGGGCAGTGGGCGCGCGGTCGAGGTGCGAATCAACGATCGCGGCCCGTTTCGCAAGGGGCGCAAGATCGATCTCTCTTACTGCGCGGCGCGCGCGCTCGGGATGGTGGGGCCGGGAACGGCGCTGGTGCGGATGGACCTCATATCGACGCCGGAGGTCGATCCCGCGGGCGTGCCGCAATTTTTCGTCCAGGCGGGATCGTATGCCGACGAGAGCAACGCCGAGAACATCCGCGTCCGCCTTGCCGCCTACTACCCAGACGTAAGGTTGAGCGAGCTTGATACCGCGGGCAGGCGCTATTACCGTGTGCGGATGGGTGGGTTCGCGACCCGCGAGCAGGCCCAGGCGCGCGCGGCCGCAACCGCGCGCTTCGGACTGCCGGTCATAATCGTCAGCGAATGA
- a CDS encoding tetratricopeptide repeat protein: MNGSDTPPNRSDGKARAARGRAATTRIVIRREDHIGDGLGFIFLENGAGDHDAIIDRLREYLGPRIRILKAEVGVERIEVEAGGRRFSEEAARMAEAGEDLRRKGATRNALAHFNEALALDPLNLIALRGLGALLASREDYSGAFRILCKAREAGGDGPGVLHELGRVAAAMGRIATALVYLERASELAPDDLAIRRTLADLGRKPRSTAKLKERAALVAPQPRRRPLS, translated from the coding sequence ATGAACGGGTCTGACACACCGCCGAACCGAAGCGATGGAAAGGCACGCGCGGCGCGCGGGCGCGCCGCCACGACCCGCATCGTCATCCGGCGCGAGGACCATATCGGCGACGGCCTCGGCTTTATCTTTCTCGAAAACGGAGCCGGCGACCACGACGCAATAATCGACCGGTTGCGCGAGTACCTCGGCCCGCGGATCAGGATCCTGAAAGCCGAAGTCGGCGTCGAACGGATCGAAGTCGAGGCCGGCGGACGGCGTTTTTCCGAGGAGGCGGCGCGGATGGCCGAAGCCGGCGAGGACCTGCGGCGCAAGGGCGCGACGCGCAACGCGCTCGCCCATTTCAACGAGGCGCTGGCGCTCGACCCGCTCAACCTCATCGCTCTGCGTGGCCTCGGTGCGCTGCTCGCTTCGCGCGAGGATTATTCGGGGGCCTTCCGCATCCTTTGCAAGGCGCGCGAGGCGGGCGGCGACGGCCCCGGGGTCCTGCATGAGCTGGGGCGCGTGGCGGCCGCGATGGGAAGGATCGCCACGGCGCTCGTGTATCTCGAACGGGCCAGCGAACTCGCGCCCGACGATCTCGCGATCCGGCGCACGCTCGCCGACCTCGGACGCAAGCCGCGCTCGACGGCGAAGCTCAAGGAGCGCGCGGCGCTCGTCGCTCCGCAGCCGCGGCGGCGCCCGCTGTCGTAA